Proteins encoded in a region of the Benincasa hispida cultivar B227 chromosome 2, ASM972705v1, whole genome shotgun sequence genome:
- the LOC120071026 gene encoding uncharacterized protein LOC120071026 produces MVTDSIANASISLAPNARDLPLPKKKRVKNSKLKQSKLDVRREQWLSRGAVKNKKWNEEDNRLDSVVIKTREDDNLSSKKINMRDIGEENDRSVHRHSDFSDSPSNSPPSLGSSILGGNDSGPHFTGSSSSSSCRSSSSGCRSGSITEEEEEEEGDDDCLDDWEAIADALAATDKQHDQCSESSPRGNVVSQLDSCGDSRNELGVGDGDSGVDRGRIVQRASMNCRAWRPDDAFRPQSLPMLSKQLSLPNTDRRFGCGGGIPWGCGGVLPVPTSCPICFEDLDLTDSSFLPCFCGFRLCLFCHKRIIEEDGRCPGCRKPYDRDPADSETNVQGGSPMFALARSCSMISRS; encoded by the exons atgGTTACTGATTCGATCGCCAATGCTTCAATTTCTTTGGCTCCAAACGCTCGGGATTTACCCCTGCCTAAGAAGAAGAGG GTTAAGAATTCCAAATTGAAGCAGTCCAAGCTTGACGTTCGTCGGGAACAATGGCTTTCTCGAG GTGCtgtaaagaacaaaaaatggAACGAAGAAGACAATCGGCTTGATTCAGTGGTCATTAAAACGAGGGAAGATGATAATCTTTcctccaaaaaaataaatatgaggGACATAGGAGAAGAGAACGATAGATCGGTCCACCGCCACAGCGATTTTTCGGACTCACCGTCTAATAGCCCCCCTAGTCTTGGCAGTAGTATTTTGGGTGGAAATGATTCGGGTCCTCATTTTACTGGGAGTAGCAGTAGTAGTAGCTGCCGTAgcagctctagtggttgtcgCTCGGGGAGTATAacggaggaggaggaggaagaagaaggagatgaTGACTGCTTGGATGATTGGGAGGCTATTGCCGATGCCCTAGCCGCCACTGACAAGCAGCATGATCAATGTTCAGAGTCTTCCCCTAGAGGCAATGTTGTCTCTCAATTGGATTCTTGTGGAGACAGCAGAAATGAATTGGGCGTAGGAGATGGTGACTCGGGTGTTGATCGTGGGAGAATTGTGCAGAGGGCTTCAATGAATTGCCGAGCATGGAGGCCTGATGATGCCTTTCGTCCTCAGAGTTTGCCCATGTTATCAAAACAGCTTAGTTTACCGAATACAGACCGGCGTTTCGGATGTGGAGGTGGCATCCCTTGGGGCTGTGGTGGTGTTCTACCTGTGCCTACATCTTGTCCAATTTGCTTTGAAGACTTAGACCTTACAGACTCGAGTTTTTTACCTTGTTTCTGTGGATTCCGGCTATGCCTTTTCTGTCATAAGAGGATTATTGAAGAGGATGGGCGCTGTCCTGGCTGCAGGAAGCCATATGATCGTGATCCTGCCGACAGTGAGACTAACGTACAAGGTGGCAGCCCAATGTTCGCATTGGCTCGTTCTTGTAGCATGATTTCAAGGTCTTAG
- the LOC120071024 gene encoding protein EDS1L-like: MAHSRLEDATGLKEDLIANAWSAAIKAHKHPEKPFLLDKTRDFSVISFAGSWSPDAWFSSSDSSFGETKIDSRLFPSVRSIGVDDYAVVNSAFFQRFEGILGKLKEVLRGNKPVVFTGHSVGGPIAILATIWLLEQQRNSDSNTNFTPPKCITFGSPLVGNFIFSHALKREKWSIHFVHFVTRYDIVPRIHLAPLSSLQPQLQTILNTLNSRSLGSASNGNVATEFFMTVMRNASAVVSNAACHLMGNTNLLLDTLKSFVQLSPYSPFGTYIFFTESEKVVVVSNPDAVLQILFYSCQLSSESECDHIAQQSLKAHWGYESKMQQNLELLYAIRLDELDKLPLSLTDRNTPITEVLNELGLSTRALLNLRAAGTYEEQKMKNQERMELKKQYIEERLNWLEENYRAVCNVDGLGYYDAFKLQADPKDFQANIKRLEQAGIWDEIVEMLKRYELPEEFEGNDEWIKLGTRFRRLVEPLDIANYYRHSKNDDTGPYLTKGRPKRYRFTQRWLEHSQKMTEPSEESTLWAIVEELRIQTKTKMYAECSREIIELEKKMKRCVNVIEDDMLLEKSTFMEWWKTLPEHHRSQSCIKDDIERMVNNEDATNTM; the protein is encoded by the exons ATGGCTCACTCGAGACTTGAAGACGCCACTGGTTTGAAGGAAGATCTCATCGCAAACGCCTGGTCCGCCGCCATTAAAGCTCACAAGCATCCTGAGAAGCCATTTCTCCTTGATAAAACCCGAGATTTCTCCGTCATCAGCTTCGCCGGATCTTGGTCGCCCGACGCCTGGTTCTCCTCTTCCGATTCGTCTTTCGGAGAAACGAAAATCGATTCTCGGCTGTTTCCGTCCGTCAGGAGCATCGGCGTCGACGATTATGCTGTGGTCAACTCTGCATTTTTTCAGAGATTTGAGGGAATTTTGGGGAAGCTCAAGGAG GTTCTGAGAGGGAATAAGCCTGTGGTGTTTACTGGCCACTCAGTCGGAGGTCCAATAGCCATTCTGGCAACCATCTGGCTGTTGGAACAGCAAAGAAACTCAGACTCAAACACCAACTTCACTCCTCCAAAATGTATCACATTTGGATCTCCCCTTGTTGGTAACTTCATTTTCTCCCATGCTCTCAAAAGGGAGAAATGGTCAATCCATTTCGTCCACTTTGTCACGAGATATGACATCGTTCCACGAATCCATCTTGCTCCTTTATCTTCCTTACAACCACAACTTCAAACCATCCTCAACACCTTGAACTCGAGATCACTCGGGTCAGCATCAAATGGGAACGTAGCTACCGAGTTCTTCATGACAGTGATGAGGAATGCATCAGCAGTGGTAAGCAATGCCGCCTGCCATCTTATGGGAAACACTAACCTTTTGCTAGACACTTTGAAAAGCTTTGTGCAATTGAGTCCTTATAGCCCTTTTGGCACTTACATTTTCTTTACTGAAAGTGAGAAAGTGGTGGTGGTGAGCAACCCAGATGCTGTTTTACAAATACTATTCTACTCTTGTCAGTTGAGTTCTGAGAGCGAATGTGATCACATTGCTCAACAAAGTTTAAAGGCCCATTGGGGTTATGAATCTAAAATGCAGCAAAACTTGGAGCTCCTATATGCCATTCGTCTAGATGAATTGGATAAGCTTCCATTGTCCTTAACAGACAGGAACACACCAATAACTGAAGTATTGAATGAACTTGGCCTA AGTACGAGAGCTTTATTGAATCTTCGGGCAGCCGGCACATACGAAGAgcagaaaatgaaaaatcaagaaAGGATGGAACTAAAGAAACAGTATATCGAGGAACGATTGAATTGGCTAGAAGAAAATTACAGAGCTGTATGTAATGTTGACGGTTTGGGATATTATGATGCCTTTAAACTCCAAGCGGATCCGAAAGACTTCCAAGCTAATATCAAGAGGCTTGAGCAGGCAGGCATATGGGATGAGATCGTAGAAATGCTCAAAAGATATGAGCTCCCAGAGGAATTCGAGGGCAATGATGAGTGGATAAAACTCGGAACCAGGTTTCGCCGTCTCGTTGAGCCTCTAGATATTGCTAACTACTATAGACACTCGAAGAATGATGATACTGGTCCTTATCTGACAAAAGGAAGGCCGAAACGTTACAGATTTACACAGAGATGGCTCGAACATAGTCAAAAGATGACAGAACCCAGTGAAGAATCAACTCTTTGGGCAATAGTTGAGGAGCTTCGTATccaaaccaaaaccaaaatgtATGCTGAATGTTCAAGAGAAATTATAGAgctggagaagaagatgaagcgaTGTGTCAATGTGATTGAAGATGATATGTTGTTAGAGAAATCTACCTTCATGGAGTGGTGGAAGACACTTCCTGAGCATCATAGATCACAGTCTTGTATTAAGGATGATATCGAGAGGATGGTAAATAACGAGGATGCTACTAACACGATGTAG